GTCCCACGTCGGTGACCTGCTCGACTACGACGTGATCAGCGCCGGGTCGACGTACTGGTACGCCCGGCACGAGCCGCTCTACGCGTTCGGCCACGGGCTGTCGTACACGACGGTCGAGCACCGCGGCCTCCGCGTCGTGGCCCCGTCCGGCGCCGTGACCGGTGCGACGGACGGCGCCGACCCGGCGACCGGCGGCCGGCCCGCCGCGGCCGGCCCCGTGCGGGTCGACGCCGACGCGCACCTCGACGTCGAGGTCGACGTCGCGAACACCGGGGACCGCACGGTCGACGAGCTCGTGCAGGTCTACGCGAGCGCCGTCGACCACCGGCTCACGGTCCCCCGCCGTCGCCTGCTCGGCCACGTCCGCGTGCCGCTCGAGCCCGGCGCCGTCGCGACCGCGACGGTCCGGGTCAGGGTCGCCGACCTCGCCGTCTGGGACGTCACGCGCGACGCGCTCGCGGTCGAGCCCGGCAGGTATGTGCTCCACGCGGGCTCGTCGTCGACCCACCTGCCCGTGAACGCCGAGGTGGTCGTCGCCGGGGATCCCGTCGCGCCGCGCGACGCCCTCGACCGACCCCTCCGGGCGACCGACTTCGACGACCACGACGGCATCGAGCTCGCCGAGCGCACGCGCGACGCGGGCGACGCCGTCCAGGTGCCGCGGGGCTGTGGCTCCGCCGCCGTGACGCTGCGGGACGTCGACGCCCGGGGTGCCGCGCGGCTCGGGCTCACCGTCGCCCGGACCCGCGCCGGGGCCGCGTCCGTCCGCGTCGAGGTGCGCGACGGCGCCGGGGCGTGGCAGGTCGCCGCCTCGGCCGACGTCCCGGCGGACGGCGCGCGCCACGACTGGAGCACGGTCGACGCCGTGCGGGGTCCGGCGTGGGATGCGCTCACCGACGCGGTGACGGACCTGCGGGTGGTGCTCACCGGACCTGCCCGCCTGACCGAGCTCACGTTCGGCGGCTGAGTCGCGGCGGGCGCCGGGGTCGTGCGGGCGAGCCGCAGCACCCCGGAGCCGGCACGCGATCGGCCGGGTGCCGGCAACACCGGGCGAGCCACCGGCAGCGGCCAGGCCTCAGCCGGCCCGGGCGAGCCGCCGGGCACCGTGCGCGAGCAGCCGCAGGTAGGCGTGCTGGACGAGCGGCACCGCCCAGGCGAGCGGCACGAGCCAGCGCCACGCCGGGCGGCTGAAGGCGTCGACGACGAACCACAGCACGCCCGCGTCGTCGCGCTCGACCCGGAACGACTCCTCGCCGACGAACGGGTGTCCCGGCAGGCTGCCGTAACCGAACCCGACGCTGCGCTCGCCCGTCTCGGCCCACACGACCCGGCACGGCACGACCAGGCGCAGCGGGCCGGCACCCAGGCGCGTGCGGACGTCCACCCCCACGTCGGCGACCGGGGCGTCGGCGTCCACCGTGACGTGCGCCGCGGCGTGCACGCGCCACGCGAGCAGGCCGCGCCCGACGACACCGAGGTCGCCGCGACCGAGGCGGTGCCGGACGTGCAGGTGCCGGTACCCGGCCGGCAGCGGACCCCCGCGCGTCGCCGCGACCTCGGGGTAGGTCAGGCCCGGGCGCCCCGGGGACCCCTCGTCGCGCGTGCGCGCGGTCATCAGAACAGGCGCGAGTCGACGTCGTCCACGCCACGCATCGCGTCGTAGTCGAGCACGACGCACGCGATGCCGCGGTCCGTCGCGAGGACCCGGGCCTGGGGCTTGATCTCCTGCGCCGCGAAGACCCCGCGCACCGGCGCCAGGTGCGGGTCACGGTTCAGCAGCTCGAGGTAGCGCGTGAGCTGCTCGACGCCGTCGATGTCGCCGCGGCGCTTGATCTCGATCGCGACCGCCACGCCCGCGGCGTCGCGCGCGAGGATGTCGACCGGCCCGATCGCCGTCGGGAACTCGCGCCGCACGAGCGTGTGACCGCCGCCGAGCAGGTCGATCTGCGCCGCGAGCAGCTCCTGGAGGTGGGCCTCGACGCCGTCCTTGACGAGCCCGGGGTCGACCCCGAGCTCGTGCGCCGAGTCGTGCAGCACGTCGTGCACCTCGACGACGAGCCGGTCGTCGCTCTTGGCGTGCTGCACCGTCCAGACCTGGCTCACGCCGCGCTCGACGGCCTCGGCGTCGGGCTCGCCGATCGCGAGCGAGCACGGCGGGCTCATCCAGTTCAGGGGCTTGTACGAGCCGCCGTCGGAGTGCAGCAGCACGCTGCCGTCCGCCTTGACCAGCACCAGCCGGGTCGCGAGCGGCAGGTGGGCGTTGAGCCGGCCGCTGTAGCGCGCCGAGCAGCGCGCGACGACGAGGCGCATGCGGGGGGTTCCTCTCGTGGACGGCGACGACGCGCCGTCAGATCACGCGGCTGATCGTCGGTGGGGTGGCCTCGAGCCACGACGTGAGGCCCGCCGACGCCTCGGGGCTCATGAGCAGGTCGAAGGACTCGCCCTGCACCGTGCACCGCACGGCGACCTGCCGGCCGAAGCGAGGTGACTCCTCGATCACGGCGCGCTCGCACACGACGATCGCCGACCGCCGCCAGCACCGCGAGGGCCGCACCGACAACGACCGGGCCCGCCACCAGTACAGGCTCTGGGCGCCGTACTGGCCGACGCCCGTGACCCACGACGCGGACGGGCCCTCCGAGCGGCGGAACGCACACTCGAAGGACCCGACGCGACGCGTGAGTCGGCCCAGCCTCGACACGCTGAGACCGAGCACGATCAGGGCGACGACCACCGCTCCGAGGAGCACGAGAGCGATCTGCTGCCCTGACATGACTGCTCCGTCAGTGCGCGACCTGAGTGCCGGTCGTGTCCTCGACCGAGTCCACCACGACCGTCACCAGGTCCGAGTCGACGGACAGGAACCCGCCCCCGACCGTCCAGCGCAGGACCTCGCCGCCGGCCCGGGCGACCCGGACCTCACCGCGGCGCAGCACCGAGAGCACCGGGGTGTGCCCGGCGAGGATGCCGATCTCCCCGTCCGCGGCCGGCGCGCTCACCTGCCGCGCGTGGCCCGACCAGATCTTGCCGTCGGCGGCGACGACGTCGACCTCCAGCTCAGCCATGCTGACTCCCTCTGCTCAGTTCGAACCCGGTCGTGGACGCAGGCGTCAGACGCCGTAGTCCTTCTGGATCCGGGCCCAGTTGCGCTCGAGGTCCTCGAGGCCGCCGATGTTGAAGAACGCCTGCTCGGCGATGTGGTCGAACTCGCCGTCCGCGATCCGCGAGAACGCCTCGACGGTCTCCGCGACCGGGACCGTCGAGCCCACGACGCCCGTGAACTTCTCGGCCATGTAGGTGTTCTGCGACAGGAACTGCTGGATACGGCGTGCCCGGGCGACGACGGTCTTGTCCTCCTCGGACAGCTCGTCGACACCGAGGATCGCGATGATGTCCTGGAGCTCCTTGTTGCGCTGCAGGATCGACTTCACGCGCGTGGCCGTGTCGTAGTGCGCCTGGCCGACGTAGCGCGGGTCGAGGATGCGGCTCGTCGAGGCGAGCGGGTCGACCGCGGGGTACAGGCCGCGCGAGGCGATCTCACGGCTGAGCTCGGTCGTCGCGTCGAGGTGCGCGAACGTGGTGGCCGGCGCCGGGTCGGTGTAGTCGTCGGCGGGGACGTAGATCGCCTGGAGCGACGTGATCGAGTGACCACGCGTCGAGGTGATGCGCTCCTGGAGCTGACCCATCTCGTCGGCCAGGTTCGGCTGGTAGCCGACGGCGGACGGCATGCGGCCGAGCAGCGTCGAGACCTCCGAGCCGGCCTGCGTGAACCGGAAGATGTTGTCGATGAAGAGCAGCACGTCCTGCTTCTGCACGTCGCGGAAGTACTCCGCCATCGTCAGCGCGGACAGGGCGACGCGCAGACGCGTGCCCGGCGGCTCGTCCATCTGGCCGAAGACGAGGGCCGTCTTGTCGAAGACGCCGGCCTCCTCCATCTCGACGATGAGGTCGTTGCCCTCACGGGTGCGCTCGCCGACACCGGCGAACACCGACACACCACCGTGGTTCTGGGCGACGCGCTGGATCATCTCCTGGATGAGGACCGTCTTGCCGACGCCCGCACCACCGAAGAGGCCGATCTTCCCGCCCAGCACGTACGGCGTGAGCAGGTCGATGACCTTGATGCCGGTCTCGAACATCTGCGTCTTCGACTCGAGCTGGTCGAAGGCCGGGGGCTTGCGGTGGATGGGCCAGCGCTCGGTGATCTCGAGCTTCTCGCCCTCCTCGAGGTTGAGCACCTCGCCGATCACGTTGAAGACGCGGCCCTTGGTCACGTCGCCGACGGGCACGCTGATGGGCGCCCCCGTGTCGCGGACGAGCGCGCCGCGGACGAGACCGTCCGTGGGGCGCAGCGCGACGGCACGCACGAGGGAGTCACCCAGGTGCTGGGCGACCTCGAGCGTCATCGTGAACGAGCCGTCCTGCTCGCCCTCGCCCTGCGAGGACAGGTCGATGTCGACCTGGAGCGCGTTGTAGATGTCCGGGATCTGGTCCGACGGGAACTCGATGTCCACGACGGGGCCGATGACCCGGGCGACGCGACCCACTCCGGGCGCGCCCGGGTCGGTCGCCGTGGCGTCGACGGTGGTGGCGGTCATGTCCTGCCTCGCTTCGCTCGTCCGGAGCGGACTCCGGCGTGGTCTGGGTCGTGCTGGTGTCAGGAGGCGAGCGCGTCGGCGCCCGACACGATCTCGCTGATCTCCTGGGTGATCTCTGCCTGGCGGGCCTGGTTCGCGAGCCGCGTGTACATGCGCACGAGGTCCTCGGCGTTCTCGGTCGCCGTGTGCATGGCCCGCTGGCGGGCGGCGAGCTCGGAGGCGGCCGCCTGCAGCATGCAGCTGTAGATGCGGCTGCGGACGTAGCGCGGGAGCAGCGCGTCGAGCACGGCCTCCGGGCTGGGCTCGAAGTCGTACAGCGGCAGCGCGTCGCCCT
The Cellulomonas sp. NS3 DNA segment above includes these coding regions:
- a CDS encoding DUF1990 family protein; amino-acid sequence: MTARTRDEGSPGRPGLTYPEVAATRGGPLPAGYRHLHVRHRLGRGDLGVVGRGLLAWRVHAAAHVTVDADAPVADVGVDVRTRLGAGPLRLVVPCRVVWAETGERSVGFGYGSLPGHPFVGEESFRVERDDAGVLWFVVDAFSRPAWRWLVPLAWAVPLVQHAYLRLLAHGARRLARAG
- the nucS gene encoding endonuclease NucS; the encoded protein is MRLVVARCSARYSGRLNAHLPLATRLVLVKADGSVLLHSDGGSYKPLNWMSPPCSLAIGEPDAEAVERGVSQVWTVQHAKSDDRLVVEVHDVLHDSAHELGVDPGLVKDGVEAHLQELLAAQIDLLGGGHTLVRREFPTAIGPVDILARDAAGVAVAIEIKRRGDIDGVEQLTRYLELLNRDPHLAPVRGVFAAQEIKPQARVLATDRGIACVVLDYDAMRGVDDVDSRLF
- a CDS encoding DUF2550 domain-containing protein codes for the protein MSGQQIALVLLGAVVVALIVLGLSVSRLGRLTRRVGSFECAFRRSEGPSASWVTGVGQYGAQSLYWWRARSLSVRPSRCWRRSAIVVCERAVIEESPRFGRQVAVRCTVQGESFDLLMSPEASAGLTSWLEATPPTISRVI
- a CDS encoding F0F1 ATP synthase subunit epsilon — translated: MAELEVDVVAADGKIWSGHARQVSAPAADGEIGILAGHTPVLSVLRRGEVRVARAGGEVLRWTVGGGFLSVDSDLVTVVVDSVEDTTGTQVAH
- the atpD gene encoding F0F1 ATP synthase subunit beta gives rise to the protein MTATTVDATATDPGAPGVGRVARVIGPVVDIEFPSDQIPDIYNALQVDIDLSSQGEGEQDGSFTMTLEVAQHLGDSLVRAVALRPTDGLVRGALVRDTGAPISVPVGDVTKGRVFNVIGEVLNLEEGEKLEITERWPIHRKPPAFDQLESKTQMFETGIKVIDLLTPYVLGGKIGLFGGAGVGKTVLIQEMIQRVAQNHGGVSVFAGVGERTREGNDLIVEMEEAGVFDKTALVFGQMDEPPGTRLRVALSALTMAEYFRDVQKQDVLLFIDNIFRFTQAGSEVSTLLGRMPSAVGYQPNLADEMGQLQERITSTRGHSITSLQAIYVPADDYTDPAPATTFAHLDATTELSREIASRGLYPAVDPLASTSRILDPRYVGQAHYDTATRVKSILQRNKELQDIIAILGVDELSEEDKTVVARARRIQQFLSQNTYMAEKFTGVVGSTVPVAETVEAFSRIADGEFDHIAEQAFFNIGGLEDLERNWARIQKDYGV